A region from the Biomphalaria glabrata chromosome 14, xgBioGlab47.1, whole genome shotgun sequence genome encodes:
- the LOC129922865 gene encoding uncharacterized protein LOC129922865 isoform X2 has product MTLKLLYKCVILALYFEMFSTNTIKIYERENPSVGECKANLVNEREQLIYYSTIDMSEGYHHFDTVQYEIKRHDSNYEPLCFLDLKKCKGYRWAYCYCSETADKDVFTAVVNVTAELHLHEATLRGRLLYGDGDTVSEERKLPKIYDPQKIETTLYINDQLKNATDCNVTVHNKMTNIFLVVNNKLDVVCQLEITDHNKGVTQSSETNVLSYTANVTEKTIITLTYSVCKLPEYNHSFSCSIKTAPSSFEQNTCGKSSDDVWIKFWIVLAVSATEGLLLLASFMCIHKRRGNVNKDLDFTESKKCVLRSSTSTEMESLYSNSTEDSKTLKAKLEK; this is encoded by the exons ATGACTTTGAAACTTTTATACAAATGTGTGATTCTGGCATTATATTTCG aaatgttttctacaAACACAATAAAGATTTATGAAAGAGAAAATCCTTCAGTAGGGGAGTGTAAAGCAAATCTAGTTAATGAGCGTGAACAACTTATCTATTATAGTACCATTGATATGTCTGAAGGATATCATCATTTTGATACAGTTCAATATGAGATCAAAAGACATGATTCGAACTATGAAccg ttATGCTTTCTAGATTTGAAGAAGTGCAAGGGATATAGATGGGCTTATTGCTATTGCAGCGAAACAGCTGACAAAGATGTGTTTACTGCTGTAGTTAACGTAACAGCTGAACTACATCTTCATGAAGCTACGTTGCGTGGACGTTTACTATACGGTGATGGAGACACTGTTAGTGAAGAAAGAAAACTCCCAAAAATTTATG ATCCccaaaaaattgaaacaacacTTTACATCAACGACCAACTAAAAAACGCCACAGATTGTAATGTTACAGTACACAATAAAATGACCAACATATTCTTAGTTGTGAATAATAAGCTGGATGTAGTTTGTCAACTGGAGATCACTGACCATAACAAAGGAGTGACACAGTCCAGTGAAACTAACGTATTAAGCTATACCGCAAATGTTACAGAGAAAACAATCATCACTTTAACATACTCAGTTTGCAAGTTACCGGAATACAATCATAGCTTTAGCTGCTCCATTAAAACAG CTCCTTCTAGCTTTGAGCAGAACACATGTGGCAAAAGCAGCGATGATGTTTGGATCAAGTTTTGGATTGTCTTGGCTGTGTCGGCTACAGAAGGCCTCTTACTCCTAGCCTCTTTCAT GTGCATTCATAAGAGAAGAGGAAATGTTAACAAG GATTTAGATTTTACAGAATcaaagaaatgtgttttaagAAGCAGTACTAGCACAGAAATGGAAAGTCTTTACTCAAATAGCA